A region from the Corallococcus silvisoli genome encodes:
- a CDS encoding ATP-binding protein — protein sequence MNRRVGTVPEEPGAGYRLFDDMPLGVFVLRDGLLVYANAALSRLVGVPREQLVGQPVTALLWDPGPQEDPADRMARRLGTTPVAGTYEAWIRAGSGGVRVELTVHSHARDWVVQAREVTSRVRRRTVLRRLAELGSAVRTLHSEDAVREEVFRGLESLELGFAWLTPRGVGVELSVAGLSPRLVPHAPSLGGRVRAEAPGGWAPALVRTWRDGDAWVEDLGAEASRFVSEARMDSVLAVFRRAETQHAVGVRIDVENAPLAMLVLAADWLSEEDVAAVRLFGHQVSSALDAARTIQRLSVRATALTALGRLASQAASAPHPRAFFGSGTEEISGLLGCDAVCLLLPADSRHETGESLELVYARGLSEDAVARVRRARLGSLPRPGGLVDAVQVLDAEACPAPTRDALRALAFQTLVSVPLRVRSRGVGTLSVLFHARRRLTALEVETLQAMGTHFAAAIESHRLLDEVRGRAEDLALMHEVGKALAATLELDRLLATGVTSLARIVDVPDAYVLLPDEQGARLAIRAATGGHPELVGRHLPLDLSPNSLAGEVFRTRQPLRVEDARVDVRMNDELRRATDGVAYMVLPLAVHAQMVGVAVMVETRRPRRFTPPELERADAIANQLSLALEGARLVEDLKKRNAELKRTQEQLVHRERLAALGELSAVVAHEVRNPLGAIFNSVATIRRIIGPESPATPLVDIVGEEADRLNRIVADLLTFARPPSLHLYPAVLTQLLEEAVGGALSNVDGGQPPPILVEWLMEEDLPSVTVDERLMRQAFLNLALNAVQAMPHGGTLRVVARKAWVERAGVQVEICDTGPGIPQELRMRVFEPFFTTKAQGTGLGLAVVKRIIDSHQGQLSLEIPEKGGTIARLFLQLGPTPPLALTGG from the coding sequence ATGAACCGTCGGGTGGGGACGGTTCCCGAAGAGCCCGGGGCGGGGTACCGCCTCTTCGACGACATGCCCCTGGGCGTGTTCGTGCTTCGGGACGGCCTGCTCGTGTACGCGAACGCGGCGCTGTCGCGCCTGGTGGGCGTGCCACGCGAGCAGCTGGTGGGGCAGCCGGTGACGGCGCTCCTCTGGGACCCCGGGCCCCAGGAGGACCCGGCGGACCGGATGGCGCGGCGGCTGGGGACGACGCCGGTGGCGGGCACGTACGAAGCGTGGATCCGCGCCGGGAGCGGCGGAGTCCGCGTGGAATTGACAGTGCATTCCCATGCAAGGGATTGGGTGGTGCAAGCGCGGGAAGTGACGTCCCGGGTCAGGCGCCGCACGGTGTTGCGGCGGCTGGCGGAGCTGGGGAGCGCGGTGCGGACGCTGCACTCCGAGGACGCGGTGCGCGAGGAGGTGTTCCGGGGGCTGGAGTCGCTGGAGCTGGGCTTCGCGTGGCTGACGCCTCGCGGCGTGGGGGTGGAGCTGTCGGTGGCGGGGCTGTCCCCGAGGCTGGTGCCGCACGCGCCATCCCTGGGGGGCCGCGTGCGGGCGGAGGCGCCGGGCGGCTGGGCGCCGGCGCTGGTGCGCACCTGGCGCGACGGGGATGCGTGGGTGGAGGACCTGGGCGCGGAGGCGTCCCGGTTCGTGTCGGAAGCGCGCATGGACTCGGTGCTGGCGGTGTTCCGGCGCGCGGAGACGCAGCACGCGGTGGGGGTGCGCATCGACGTGGAGAACGCGCCCCTGGCCATGCTGGTGCTGGCGGCGGACTGGCTGAGCGAGGAGGACGTGGCCGCGGTGCGGCTGTTTGGCCACCAGGTGTCGTCCGCGCTGGACGCGGCGCGCACCATCCAGCGGCTGAGCGTACGCGCGACGGCGCTCACCGCGCTGGGGCGGCTGGCGTCCCAGGCCGCCTCCGCGCCGCACCCGCGCGCCTTCTTCGGCTCCGGCACGGAGGAGATCTCCGGGCTGCTGGGCTGCGACGCGGTGTGCCTGCTGCTGCCCGCGGACTCGCGGCACGAGACGGGCGAGTCCCTGGAGCTGGTCTACGCTCGGGGCCTGTCCGAGGACGCGGTGGCGCGCGTGCGCCGCGCGCGCCTGGGGTCGCTCCCCCGGCCGGGCGGGTTGGTGGACGCGGTGCAGGTGCTGGACGCGGAGGCCTGCCCCGCGCCCACGCGTGACGCGCTGCGGGCGCTGGCGTTCCAGACGCTGGTGTCGGTGCCGCTCCGGGTGCGCTCGCGTGGGGTGGGGACGTTGAGCGTGCTGTTCCACGCGCGGCGGCGGCTCACCGCGCTGGAGGTGGAGACGCTCCAGGCCATGGGCACGCACTTCGCGGCGGCCATTGAGTCCCACCGGCTGCTGGACGAGGTGCGCGGCCGGGCGGAGGACCTGGCGCTGATGCACGAGGTGGGCAAGGCGCTGGCGGCCACGCTGGAGCTGGACCGGCTGCTGGCCACGGGCGTCACCAGCCTGGCGCGCATCGTGGATGTCCCGGACGCGTACGTGCTGCTGCCGGATGAGCAGGGCGCCCGGCTGGCCATCCGCGCGGCGACGGGGGGACACCCGGAGCTGGTGGGGCGCCACCTGCCGCTGGACCTGTCACCGAACTCGCTCGCGGGCGAGGTGTTCCGCACGCGCCAGCCGCTCCGGGTGGAGGACGCGCGCGTGGATGTGCGGATGAACGACGAGCTGCGCCGGGCCACGGACGGCGTGGCGTACATGGTGCTGCCGCTCGCGGTGCACGCGCAGATGGTGGGCGTGGCGGTGATGGTGGAGACGCGCCGGCCGCGCCGCTTCACGCCCCCGGAGCTGGAGCGGGCGGACGCCATCGCCAACCAGTTGTCGCTGGCGCTGGAGGGCGCCCGGCTGGTGGAGGACCTGAAGAAGCGCAACGCGGAGCTGAAGCGCACGCAGGAGCAGCTGGTCCACCGCGAGCGGCTGGCCGCGCTGGGCGAGCTGTCCGCGGTGGTGGCCCACGAGGTGCGCAACCCGCTGGGCGCCATCTTCAATTCGGTGGCCACCATCCGCCGCATCATCGGTCCGGAGAGTCCGGCGACGCCGCTGGTGGACATCGTGGGGGAGGAGGCGGACCGGCTCAACCGCATCGTCGCGGACCTGCTCACCTTCGCTCGGCCTCCGTCGCTGCACCTGTATCCCGCGGTGCTGACGCAGCTCCTGGAGGAGGCGGTGGGCGGCGCGCTCTCCAACGTGGACGGCGGCCAGCCTCCGCCCATCCTGGTGGAGTGGCTGATGGAAGAGGACCTGCCGTCGGTGACGGTGGATGAGCGGCTCATGCGCCAGGCCTTCCTCAACCTGGCGCTCAACGCGGTGCAGGCCATGCCCCATGGCGGCACGCTGCGGGTGGTGGCGCGGAAGGCATGGGTGGAGCGGGCCGGCGTGCAGGTGGAGATCTGCGACACCGGGCCAGGCATCCCGCAGGAGCTGCGCATGCGCGTCTTCGAGCCCTTCTTCACGACCAAGGCCCAGGGCACCGGGCTGGGGCTCGCCGTGGTGAAGCGCATCATCGACTCGCATCAGGGCCAGCTGTCGCTGGAGATACCGGAGAAGGGGGGCACCATCGCCCGGCTGTTCCTCCAGTTGGGGCCCACCCCACCCCTGGCCCTGACGGGCGGATGA
- a CDS encoding PqqD family protein, with product MSLPRATSGVIVQQQDGAFFLLDTEGGEVFRVNETAARIFELCQSGTSLDGAVASLARSAGAVGQDADIREDVQRTVEQFLELGLCEAAQSV from the coding sequence TTGAGCCTGCCCCGTGCGACTTCCGGCGTCATCGTCCAGCAGCAGGACGGAGCCTTCTTCCTTCTGGACACCGAAGGGGGAGAGGTCTTCCGGGTGAACGAGACCGCCGCGCGCATCTTCGAGCTGTGCCAGAGCGGCACGTCGCTCGACGGGGCCGTGGCGTCGCTGGCCCGGAGCGCGGGCGCGGTGGGCCAGGACGCGGACATCCGCGAGGACGTCCAGCGCACCGTGGAGCAGTTCCTGGAACTGGGGTTGTGCGAAGCCGCGCAGTCCGTCTGA
- a CDS encoding MFS transporter: protein MIHQGVRAIREMYGLTAGLTNLRVMLGSGLVGMVAAGLLNPVMPLYLRSRGLGFQEIGVLYTVGSLLPIFVQPVLGTLSDRHGRKPFVVGLSLITSLMVPAVALVDDPKPLAAVMILKMLLSRSAAPVSNAMVADFAPTKQRATIFAMLDATSNLVFVAALFASSAVIRALSVSGTFFLAGGLFLVSSLLLLSLDDARPAPRADAAAGGVRAGWRLAFQGLLSPMTYVKQHPGLLGLFLWQFFFTFALALFPTYLPLYAVELGAPREMVGPLVAVSWLVFAFVQPFGGRLSDRLPRRVGLITLGQAGMAVMAAVLGASGWLPHGYALGSLVVAWMLLAVPDGLHRSSAAALVVEQVPSPTERGRFMGALGSCAALAGVLAPITYGFVAQKAGIGFTFLLSSVSFVLALGCVSRVRESTDAPPVAAPVAALTPTSEPG from the coding sequence ATGATCCACCAGGGCGTGCGCGCCATCCGGGAGATGTACGGGCTGACGGCGGGGCTCACCAACCTGCGCGTGATGCTGGGCTCGGGCCTGGTGGGCATGGTGGCCGCGGGCCTGCTCAACCCGGTGATGCCGCTGTACCTGCGCTCGCGCGGGCTGGGCTTCCAGGAGATTGGCGTCCTCTACACCGTGGGCTCGCTGCTCCCCATCTTCGTGCAGCCGGTGCTGGGAACGTTGTCAGACCGCCATGGCAGAAAGCCCTTCGTGGTGGGCCTCTCGCTCATCACGTCGCTGATGGTGCCCGCGGTGGCCCTGGTGGATGACCCGAAGCCGCTCGCCGCGGTGATGATCTTGAAGATGCTCCTGTCGCGCAGCGCGGCGCCCGTGTCCAACGCGATGGTGGCGGACTTCGCGCCCACGAAGCAGCGCGCCACCATCTTCGCGATGCTGGACGCCACGTCGAACCTGGTGTTCGTGGCGGCGCTGTTCGCCTCGTCCGCGGTCATCCGCGCGCTGTCGGTGAGCGGCACGTTCTTCCTGGCGGGGGGCCTGTTCCTGGTGAGCAGCCTGCTGCTGCTGTCGCTGGACGACGCCCGGCCCGCGCCGCGCGCGGACGCCGCGGCCGGCGGGGTGCGGGCGGGGTGGCGGCTGGCGTTCCAGGGGCTCTTGTCCCCCATGACGTACGTGAAGCAGCACCCGGGGCTGCTGGGCCTGTTCCTCTGGCAGTTCTTCTTCACCTTCGCGCTGGCGCTGTTCCCCACGTACCTGCCGCTGTACGCGGTGGAGCTGGGCGCGCCCCGGGAGATGGTGGGCCCGCTGGTGGCGGTGTCGTGGCTCGTCTTCGCCTTCGTGCAGCCCTTTGGCGGACGGCTGTCGGACCGGCTGCCCCGGCGCGTGGGGCTCATCACGCTGGGCCAGGCGGGCATGGCGGTGATGGCGGCGGTGCTCGGCGCCTCTGGCTGGCTGCCGCACGGCTACGCGCTGGGCTCGCTGGTGGTGGCCTGGATGCTGCTCGCGGTGCCGGACGGCCTGCACCGCTCGTCCGCCGCCGCGCTGGTGGTGGAGCAGGTGCCTTCACCCACGGAGCGCGGCCGCTTCATGGGGGCGCTGGGGTCCTGCGCCGCGCTGGCCGGCGTGCTCGCGCCCATCACCTACGGCTTCGTCGCGCAGAAGGCCGGCATCGGCTTCACGTTCCTCCTCTCGTCGGTGTCCTTCGTGCTGGCGCTCGGCTGCGTGTCGAGGGTCCGCGAGTCCACCGACGCCCCCCCTGTCGCGGCCCCCGTGGCCGCCCTCACTCCCACCTCGGAGCCCGGATGA
- a CDS encoding carbohydrate binding family 9 domain-containing protein, whose protein sequence is MSPQSHVCRWGTALFVALVPTLGFADSTYKVTATRTQDVITIDGKGDEPAWQTAPEIGGWYLTRINYGKPAPDDTKVRILYDKDNLYFLFHCLDSKPERITGYTVQNEGFLHQEDNITIILDTYLDHRNAYYFWTNPLGVRTDGRIVDDGEAFSTNWRGEWETKSTIVADGWISEVRIPFANFQFEKKDDITFGMLLDREQSRNQEWSNWTPDGMNSAKVSRYPHLAGLKDINPRSIFSITPYVATTVALKYNDDRGAFRPNVGADARIDPAPWVSLKLTANPDFSDAEADQGFLLLDTEQPLLPERRQFFLESEHLFIAPINIFTSRRIALRPHDRVWGGLQLTGKVGGMNFAMMDVQHRDFTGKDAGGRDIYENVNSGVLRLQQDIGKRSMISLVALNRSGRGGIFGDSDFQTLGVDGNFHLFEEFFIQAQALRSWSPLGNVDADAYHVGLHRFDTLSEFWLQFEDIGKNYANPLGWTPVVDKQGYNSHLFLNPFPKWRFLPRLDVTWDTLWRRNHEHQRTRWRQRLNVQPYLHHDFALYIDGVYDDNEGFKNRVGTFGFTLFPHDWQNYTLTAIGGRFLGGELRGLNGAVNFKVGPHIVARFSGFYTRNFGVPTNSDLFGKSGDGYSFSGYAQLRYHFSPDLYARLTLQKGDVYELADYNSVKGTFLDAMVGWHYRQWSDIFLVYTDQPFAGSQERRILSKISFNY, encoded by the coding sequence ATGAGCCCGCAGAGCCATGTGTGTCGTTGGGGCACCGCGCTGTTCGTCGCGCTGGTGCCCACCCTGGGATTCGCTGATTCGACCTACAAGGTCACGGCGACGCGGACGCAGGACGTCATCACCATCGACGGCAAGGGGGACGAGCCCGCGTGGCAGACGGCGCCGGAGATTGGCGGCTGGTACCTGACGCGCATCAACTACGGCAAGCCCGCGCCGGACGACACCAAGGTCCGCATCCTCTACGACAAGGACAACCTCTACTTCCTCTTCCACTGCCTGGATTCAAAGCCGGAGCGCATCACCGGCTACACGGTGCAGAACGAGGGGTTCCTCCACCAGGAAGACAACATCACCATCATCCTGGACACGTACCTGGACCACCGCAACGCGTACTACTTCTGGACCAACCCGCTGGGCGTGCGCACCGACGGGCGCATCGTGGATGACGGCGAGGCGTTCTCCACCAACTGGCGCGGCGAGTGGGAGACGAAGTCCACCATCGTGGCGGACGGTTGGATTTCGGAGGTGCGCATCCCGTTCGCGAACTTCCAGTTCGAGAAGAAGGACGACATCACCTTCGGCATGCTCCTGGACCGCGAGCAGTCGCGCAACCAGGAGTGGAGCAACTGGACGCCGGACGGCATGAACAGCGCGAAGGTGAGCCGCTATCCGCACCTGGCGGGGCTCAAGGACATCAACCCGCGCTCCATCTTCAGCATCACCCCGTACGTGGCCACCACGGTGGCGCTCAAGTACAACGACGACCGCGGCGCGTTCCGCCCCAACGTGGGCGCGGACGCGCGCATCGACCCGGCGCCCTGGGTGTCGCTGAAGCTGACGGCCAACCCGGACTTCAGCGACGCGGAGGCGGACCAGGGCTTCCTGCTGCTGGACACCGAACAGCCGCTGCTCCCGGAGCGCCGCCAGTTCTTCCTGGAGAGCGAGCACCTCTTCATCGCGCCCATCAACATCTTCACCTCGCGCCGCATCGCGCTGCGGCCGCATGACCGCGTGTGGGGCGGCCTGCAGCTCACCGGCAAGGTGGGCGGCATGAACTTCGCGATGATGGACGTGCAGCACCGCGACTTCACCGGCAAGGACGCGGGAGGCCGGGACATCTACGAGAACGTCAACTCCGGCGTGCTGCGCCTGCAGCAGGACATTGGCAAGCGGTCCATGATTTCGCTGGTGGCGCTCAACCGCAGCGGCCGGGGCGGCATCTTCGGGGACTCCGACTTCCAGACGCTGGGCGTGGACGGCAACTTCCACCTCTTCGAGGAGTTCTTCATCCAGGCGCAGGCGCTGCGCAGCTGGAGCCCGCTGGGCAACGTGGACGCGGACGCGTACCACGTGGGCCTGCACCGCTTCGACACGCTGTCGGAGTTCTGGTTGCAGTTCGAGGACATCGGGAAGAACTACGCGAACCCGCTGGGCTGGACGCCGGTGGTGGACAAGCAGGGCTACAACTCACACCTGTTCCTCAACCCGTTCCCCAAGTGGCGCTTCCTGCCCCGGCTGGACGTGACGTGGGACACGCTGTGGCGCCGCAACCACGAGCACCAGCGCACGCGCTGGCGCCAGCGGCTCAACGTCCAGCCGTACCTGCACCACGACTTCGCGCTCTACATCGACGGCGTCTACGACGACAACGAGGGCTTCAAGAACCGCGTGGGCACGTTCGGCTTCACCCTGTTCCCGCACGACTGGCAGAACTACACGCTGACCGCCATTGGCGGACGCTTCCTGGGCGGCGAGCTGCGCGGCCTCAACGGGGCCGTCAACTTCAAGGTGGGGCCGCACATCGTCGCGCGCTTCAGCGGCTTCTACACGCGCAACTTCGGCGTGCCGACGAACAGCGACCTCTTTGGCAAGTCCGGCGACGGCTACAGCTTCTCCGGCTACGCGCAGCTGCGCTACCACTTCAGCCCGGACCTCTACGCGCGCCTCACGCTGCAGAAGGGCGACGTGTACGAGCTGGCGGACTACAACTCCGTGAAGGGCACGTTCCTGGACGCGATGGTGGGGTGGCACTACCGCCAGTGGAGCGACATCTTCCTCGTCTACACGGATCAACCGTTCGCCGGCTCGCAGGAGCGGCGGATCCTCTCGAAGATCTCCTTCAACTACTGA
- a CDS encoding methyltransferase domain-containing protein, translating into MSTADPAGLKRRYDEVSPRYDQGGPSQVAIKLFWLTYEHLTWKPVEALLPKDGTSWRVLDAGGGGGKFGTRFAEAGHHVTVLDISPGMLEGARAQFGARGLLDRVRFVEGNVAALELEDQSFDLVFCEGDPVSYCLEAYPQAVKELVRVAKPGAPVVLGVDNRYEAFSGYLKMGKPQEAFRTLQDGRTTCPYGLPVHAFTVRELEQAVADAGAELLEIFGKPVMFFDMLNAMSAARGGSAEKPWDAWSAREEILALQEKLAHEGFAVLGQHFQVMARRRA; encoded by the coding sequence ATGAGCACCGCCGACCCCGCAGGCCTCAAGCGCCGCTACGATGAGGTGTCCCCCCGGTATGACCAGGGAGGCCCCAGCCAGGTCGCCATCAAGCTGTTCTGGCTCACCTACGAGCACCTCACCTGGAAGCCGGTGGAGGCGCTGCTGCCCAAGGACGGCACGTCCTGGCGCGTGCTGGACGCGGGCGGGGGCGGGGGCAAGTTCGGCACGCGCTTCGCGGAGGCCGGCCACCACGTCACCGTGCTGGACATCTCTCCGGGCATGCTGGAGGGCGCGCGCGCGCAGTTTGGCGCCAGGGGGCTCCTGGACCGCGTGCGCTTCGTGGAGGGCAACGTGGCGGCGCTGGAGCTGGAGGACCAGTCGTTCGACCTGGTCTTCTGCGAAGGCGACCCGGTGTCCTACTGCCTGGAGGCCTACCCCCAGGCGGTGAAGGAGCTGGTGCGCGTGGCGAAGCCGGGCGCGCCGGTGGTGCTGGGCGTGGACAACCGCTACGAGGCGTTCTCCGGCTACCTGAAGATGGGCAAGCCGCAGGAGGCGTTCCGCACGCTCCAGGACGGCCGCACGACGTGCCCCTACGGCCTGCCGGTGCACGCGTTCACGGTGCGCGAGCTGGAGCAGGCGGTGGCGGACGCGGGCGCGGAGCTGCTGGAGATCTTCGGCAAGCCGGTGATGTTCTTCGACATGCTCAACGCCATGTCCGCCGCGCGCGGCGGCTCCGCGGAGAAGCCGTGGGACGCGTGGAGCGCGCGCGAGGAGATCCTGGCGTTGCAGGAGAAGCTGGCGCACGAGGGCTTCGCCGTCCTGGGCCAGCACTTCCAGGTGATGGCGCGGCGCCGGGCCTGA
- a CDS encoding DUF692 domain-containing protein, which yields MGLPFLGVGLSYRWDLNPHLARGNPGVDWLEVTPEHFLPLTPDAERRLDLLAKRYPLVGHSLELSVGSDGVDAPGYREGLRRITQRTKSAWHGDHLCFTRVGSLPLRALTPVPLTDEAVATCVRNVKAAREDLGVPFVVENIAYLFHTPLNTLDEAEFLRRVVEGADCGLLLDLHNLYCNAANHGFDPYAFLDRLPLERVVQIHLAGGVTMEGLRLDSHSAPSPEEVWRLLEYVAPRCPVRGVNFEMDSGFPPFARLVEELARARAILQRCGAHAA from the coding sequence GTGGGCCTTCCCTTCCTTGGCGTGGGACTCAGCTACCGCTGGGACCTCAATCCGCACCTCGCGCGAGGCAACCCCGGCGTGGACTGGCTGGAGGTGACGCCCGAGCACTTCCTGCCGCTCACGCCGGACGCGGAGCGGCGGCTGGACCTGCTCGCGAAGCGCTATCCGCTGGTGGGCCACAGCCTGGAGCTGTCGGTGGGCTCCGACGGCGTGGACGCGCCCGGCTACCGCGAGGGCTTGCGGCGCATCACCCAGCGCACGAAGAGCGCGTGGCACGGGGACCACCTGTGCTTCACGCGCGTGGGCTCCTTGCCGCTGCGCGCGCTCACGCCGGTGCCGCTGACGGACGAGGCGGTGGCCACCTGCGTGCGCAACGTGAAGGCGGCGCGGGAGGACCTGGGCGTGCCCTTCGTGGTGGAGAACATCGCCTACCTCTTCCACACCCCGCTCAACACGCTGGACGAGGCGGAGTTCCTGCGCCGCGTGGTGGAGGGCGCGGACTGCGGGCTGCTGCTGGACCTGCACAACCTGTACTGCAACGCGGCCAACCACGGGTTCGACCCGTATGCCTTCCTGGACCGTCTGCCTTTGGAGCGCGTGGTGCAGATCCACCTGGCGGGCGGCGTCACGATGGAGGGCTTGCGCTTGGACAGCCACTCCGCGCCGTCGCCGGAGGAGGTGTGGCGCTTGCTGGAGTACGTGGCGCCGCGCTGCCCGGTGCGCGGGGTGAACTTCGAGATGGACAGCGGCTTCCCGCCCTTCGCGCGGCTGGTGGAGGAGCTGGCCCGCGCGCGCGCCATCCTCCAACGCTGCGGCGCGCACGCGGCCTGA
- a CDS encoding YbhB/YbcL family Raf kinase inhibitor-like protein, translating into MPKPLELTSPKFKDGMPIPIAYTGEGDDKAPPLHWENLPAGAKSLALIVEDPDAPDPANPQRTFCHWVLYNLPVNAQNIPDGATLDVLPEGVKLGRNDFNRQDYGGPMPPVGNHRYFFRLYALDTVLPDLGHPSRADLLKAMEGHIVGETQLMGTYEKAHHRKPGGRPH; encoded by the coding sequence ATGCCGAAACCGCTCGAGCTCACCTCGCCGAAGTTCAAGGACGGGATGCCCATCCCCATCGCCTACACCGGCGAGGGCGACGACAAGGCGCCCCCCCTCCACTGGGAGAACCTCCCCGCGGGCGCGAAGAGCCTGGCCCTCATCGTGGAGGACCCGGACGCCCCGGACCCCGCGAACCCCCAGCGCACCTTCTGCCACTGGGTCCTCTACAACCTCCCCGTCAACGCGCAGAACATCCCGGACGGGGCCACCCTGGACGTGCTGCCGGAGGGGGTGAAGCTGGGGCGCAACGACTTCAACCGGCAGGACTACGGCGGGCCCATGCCGCCCGTGGGCAACCACCGCTACTTCTTCCGGCTGTACGCCCTGGACACGGTGCTGCCGGACCTGGGCCACCCGTCGCGCGCGGACCTGCTCAAGGCCATGGAGGGGCACATCGTGGGTGAGACCCAGCTCATGGGCACCTATGAGAAGGCGCACCACCGCAAGCCGGGCGGCCGTCCCCACTGA
- a CDS encoding AtpZ/AtpI family protein, with protein sequence MTDQEPRERADAPGSELGETARQMRAAEPYISAVWKLVGGAVVGVLGGYFLDKWLKTSPWLLLGLSLLGIGVGFYSFLHAMARLGKRK encoded by the coding sequence ATGACAGACCAGGAGCCACGGGAGCGGGCGGACGCGCCGGGCAGTGAGCTGGGCGAGACGGCCCGGCAGATGCGGGCGGCGGAGCCGTACATCTCCGCGGTCTGGAAGCTGGTGGGCGGGGCGGTGGTGGGGGTCCTGGGAGGGTACTTCCTGGACAAGTGGCTGAAGACGTCACCCTGGCTGCTGCTGGGCCTGAGCCTGCTGGGGATTGGCGTGGGGTTCTACAGCTTCCTCCATGCGATGGCGCGGCTGGGGAAGCGCAAGTGA
- the atpB gene encoding F0F1 ATP synthase subunit A, giving the protein MRKAMVLFACLFAGTVWASEPHGGSAAAGEHGKPHDETDAEGEDVAGYILHHVSDSNEYEFEIPLSHEHVAFHLPKILIPFHEGACTPVVDPHGGHGEVYPGLGAGCLDLSITKHTVMMWLAALLLIGSLLLWSNRDKTKLVPRGAGANLFEMLVLFVRDELAIKNIGKEEGPRYVPYLLTAFFFILFMNLLGLFPWMATATGNIAVTCGLAVCTFIVTQVAGIRAAGLGGYLKHLTGGVAPWLWPIMIPVEFLGLFTKPFALTIRLFANMLAGHIVIFFLLGLIFMLRSPAVALVSVPFAFGIYLLELFVAFVQAYVFTMLSALFIGMSVAMGHHDDHGHGHKEGGESHDHGKAHHA; this is encoded by the coding sequence ATGCGCAAGGCAATGGTGCTGTTCGCCTGTCTGTTCGCGGGCACCGTGTGGGCCTCCGAGCCGCATGGCGGGAGCGCGGCGGCGGGTGAGCACGGCAAGCCCCACGACGAGACGGACGCCGAGGGCGAGGACGTCGCCGGCTACATCCTCCACCACGTGTCCGACTCGAACGAGTACGAGTTCGAGATCCCCCTCAGCCACGAGCACGTGGCCTTCCACCTGCCGAAGATCCTCATCCCCTTCCACGAGGGCGCCTGCACGCCCGTGGTGGACCCGCACGGTGGCCACGGCGAGGTGTACCCGGGCCTGGGCGCCGGCTGCCTGGACCTCTCCATCACCAAGCACACGGTGATGATGTGGCTGGCGGCGCTGCTGCTCATCGGCTCGCTGCTCCTCTGGAGCAACCGCGACAAGACGAAGCTCGTGCCGCGCGGCGCCGGGGCGAACCTCTTCGAGATGCTGGTGCTCTTCGTTCGCGACGAGCTGGCCATCAAGAACATCGGCAAGGAGGAGGGCCCCCGCTACGTGCCCTACCTGCTCACCGCGTTCTTCTTCATCCTCTTCATGAACCTGCTGGGCCTGTTCCCCTGGATGGCGACGGCCACGGGCAACATCGCGGTCACGTGCGGCCTGGCGGTGTGCACCTTCATCGTCACGCAGGTCGCGGGCATCCGCGCGGCGGGCCTGGGCGGCTACCTGAAGCACCTGACGGGCGGCGTGGCCCCCTGGCTGTGGCCCATCATGATTCCGGTGGAGTTCCTGGGCCTGTTCACCAAGCCCTTCGCGCTCACCATCCGCCTCTTCGCCAACATGCTGGCGGGCCACATCGTCATCTTCTTCCTGCTGGGCCTCATCTTCATGCTCCGCAGCCCCGCGGTGGCGCTGGTGAGCGTGCCGTTCGCCTTCGGCATCTACCTGCTGGAGCTGTTCGTGGCCTTCGTGCAGGCGTACGTGTTCACCATGCTGTCGGCGCTGTTCATCGGGATGAGCGTGGCCATGGGCCACCACGATGACCACGGCCACGGGCACAAGGAAGGTGGCGAGAGCCACGACCACGGCAAGGCGCACCACGCCTGA
- a CDS encoding ATP synthase F0 subunit C: MTNIALAFLAAGIGAGLSIIGAALGIGKLAAAAMDATGRQPAAGGDIRTTMIIAAALIEGATLFALVVCILLAIKV, encoded by the coding sequence ATGACCAACATCGCTCTTGCCTTCCTCGCCGCCGGTATCGGCGCGGGTCTCTCCATCATCGGCGCCGCGCTCGGCATCGGCAAGCTGGCCGCCGCCGCCATGGACGCCACGGGCCGTCAGCCGGCCGCGGGCGGCGACATCCGCACCACGATGATCATCGCCGCGGCGCTCATCGAAGGCGCCACGCTGTTCGCGCTGGTCGTCTGCATCCTGCTCGCCATCAAGGTCTAG
- the atpF gene encoding F0F1 ATP synthase subunit B has product MFLPSVLAASSFVEVRPGLIFWTIVTFVIVMLVLRAKAWGPILSLVEEREKQISNAIESAKRERAEAEKLLADQKTAIAEARREAAEMMRRNTADMEKFRDELMAKSRKEAEELKLSARREIEDQKAKAISEVRAMAVDLAMEVAGKLINERMDDSKHRALAEQFVQGLPGATSATATRRSA; this is encoded by the coding sequence ATGTTCCTGCCCTCAGTCCTCGCCGCCAGCAGCTTCGTGGAGGTCCGTCCGGGCCTCATCTTCTGGACCATCGTCACCTTCGTCATCGTCATGCTCGTCCTGCGGGCGAAGGCGTGGGGGCCCATCCTGTCGCTCGTGGAGGAGCGCGAGAAGCAGATCTCCAACGCCATCGAGAGCGCCAAGCGTGAGCGCGCCGAGGCGGAGAAGCTGCTCGCCGACCAGAAGACGGCCATCGCGGAGGCCCGCCGCGAGGCGGCGGAGATGATGCGCCGCAACACCGCGGACATGGAGAAGTTCCGCGACGAGCTGATGGCCAAGAGCCGCAAGGAGGCCGAGGAGCTGAAGCTCTCCGCCCGCCGCGAGATTGAAGACCAGAAGGCCAAGGCCATCTCGGAGGTCCGCGCCATGGCCGTCGACCTGGCGATGGAAGTGGCCGGCAAGCTCATCAACGAGCGGATGGACGACTCGAAGCACCGCGCCCTGGCCGAGCAGTTCGTGCAGGGCCTGCCCGGGGCGACGAGCGCCACGGCGACCCGCCGCTCGGCCTAA